In Lathamus discolor isolate bLatDis1 chromosome 12, bLatDis1.hap1, whole genome shotgun sequence, a genomic segment contains:
- the LOC136021185 gene encoding uncharacterized protein LOC136021185, whose translation MEASTWQHCGCLRDDTRQERGRDRAASRAASAGTREGCILQEGPGHRDLPGPRSEAQAEMSRREQWELCLDHPVSGGRWGGEEGEAPPKVYELEVGHRHMGRTVKPVVYRLEESEYRRLVEEAEAEAEEEWEAMEHWGPVMQEGYPGDGSVASPSLSRLHASQLALRRERSRSDSESSAESRQVNQVALNCPSGGHKPSVPIRSDSFERNALLMDYILQSKQEATASPPCVPRESSKAAESFRQAMSFALHPGGAPDLFQNGEADPARQQVQRGPEGMLAAAAGCAPAAVGSPRPPRQSSAPLPEQRAGEAAAAVPGARSPRKPPPAPPARSHSRDSLALSMSRALAMTEALLEPRGAALGPEPAQGQGAAGGPEQPQAGRRRQEEDENVLKVADAKKAFEKPKEKAPAPGVARKAPLVQLAQGKKQNKMAKGFKTG comes from the exons ATGGAAGCCTCCACCTGGCAGCACTGTGGATGCTTGCGGGATGACACACGTCAGGAGAGGGGCAGAGACCGAGCCGCTTCCCGGGCAGCCTCCGCAGGGACACGTGAGGGCTGCATCCTGCAGGAGGGCCCGGGGCACAGGGACCTTCCCGGCCCCCGGAGCGAGGCGCAAGCCGAGATGAGCAGGAGAGAACAGTGGGAGCTGTGCCTGGATCACCCCGTGTCAGGAGGGcgctggggaggagaggaaggagaagcccCTCCGAAGGTTTACGAGCTGGAGGTCGGGCACAGGCACATGGGCAGGACGGTGAAGCCGGTGGTGTACAGGCTGGAGGAGAGCGAATACAGGCGCCTGGtggaggaggcagaagcagaagctgAGGAGGAATGGGAAGCGATGGAGCACTGGGGACCCGTGATGCAGGAGGGGTACCCAGGGGATGGGAGCGTGGCGAGCCCGAGCCTAAGCAGGCTCCACGCTTCCCAACTTGCCCTGAGGAGGGAAAGGAGCCGCTCGGACTCGGAGAGCAGCGCGGAGAGCAGGCAAGTGAATCAAGTGGCCCTGAACTGTCCCTCGGGGGGGCACAAGCCGAGTGTCCCCATCAGGTCAGACAGCTTCGAGCGGAACGCCTTGCTCATGGATTACATCCTGCAGAGCAAGCAGGAGGCAACCGCGTCTCCTCCCTGTGTCCCCAGAGAGAGCAGCAAAGCGGCTGAAAGCTTCAGGCAGGCGATGAGCTTCGCCCTCCACCCTGGCGGTGCTCCCGACCTGTTCCAGAACGGGGAGGCCGACCCGGCCCGGCAGCAGGTACAGCGGGGCCCGGAGGGGATGCTCGCTGCTGCCGCAGGCTGCGCTCCGGCGGCCGTCGGCAGCCCGAGGCCCCCGCGGCAGAGCAGCGCCCCGCTCCCGGAGCAGCGCGCAGGGGAAGCCGCCGCCGCGGTCCCCGGCGCTCGCAGCCCCAGGAagccccccccggcccctccTGCCCGGTCGCACAGCAGGGacagcctggccctgagcatGAGCAGGGCCCTGGCCATGACGGAGGCGCTGCTGGAGCCCCGCGGCGCTGCCCTGGGGCCGGAGCCTGCCCAGGGGCAGGGGGCAGCGGGGGGCCCGGAGCAGCCCCAGgcgggcaggaggaggcaggaggaggatgagaaCGTGCTGAAGGTTGCCGATGCCAAGAAGGCCTTCGAGAAGCCCAAGGAGAAGGCGCCGGCGCCCGGCGTGGCCAGGAAAG CACCTTTGGTCCAACTTGCTCAGGGCAAGAAACAGAACAAGATGGCAAAAGGATTCAAAACGGGTTGA